ACTTTGACAGAGAAAATGTTCAAAATAAAGATCGGAATCCAAACACTAGTGTTGTTATATGACTAATTatctaatttattaaattaccTGGACAATCTGTTCTGGGGGTTTCTCTAGTCAAGACACACTCAAAAGTGCCTGCCCAAGCGTCGCGCTTGGTTAGGAATTCTTTCAGGTTGAAAAGCTTTTTAACAGTTGCCGGAATGGACGAGTGCTCGAACTCCGAGGTTGGATATGGCCCTGAAGGTCCATGCAACACtgcatttttcaattttcatcaacACCACACAACATCAGCATGCATTCATCATGTAAGATCTCTTCTTCCTTTAAATAGGCTTATAATTACCTGTTCCACGCTCGATCCATGGAGAGATGAGGATGGCCGGAACTCTGACCCCGAGCCTGTCAAACCTGAAGTTATACGGCTCTGGACCAACAATATCATCTGGGCTGGGGACACCGGTGACGGGGGTGGGCACGTGATCGTAAAAGCCACCATGTTCATCATATATAATCACGAACAAAATGTCGTTCCACTGGGGACTCGCTCTCAGTGCCTCATAAACATGCTTGACAAACTTTTGTCCCTGGGAAACATCATGGGAGGGGTGATCATCGTTCGCAGGCAAGAGCTTGGTGTCGAAATAGCGTTGTTCGATCACGACATAGTTCGGAAGCTTCCCCTCCTCGCAGTGCCTCTTGAAATCTAAATCAAACTGGTGGAAGTTATCAATGTATTTCAACTTCCTGAGGTTCCTGGAAACACATAGATGGTATTTGAGAGCCAAGCTATTTCATCCACTACGAATGCTGACTAATTAGCTaccattttcaactttttaaaatatgttttatataattaaataataaaaaataaaaataaaaacacctaatattatattaaataattagaataaaagTAAAGTTAGGGCATCCCAATGCATTTGCCCCCCATGCTCCTCACTTTACAGCTCCTCAGCACCGAgacaattgaaaaataaaagatggatTGATTCGAAGGACGGCACTTGTGGCTTTATCCGAGGCATATTATACTTTCCATCTACATGACTTGTAAACCTTCTTTGTACAGGATTTCACCATGGGATATGGATAATGCAAACGGTGGTTCCACATGTCGGAGTCTTTGCTTTATCTGATATCGCTTCCCACCGACCCCGATAAACAAAATTCTTTCCACATTTTTAGAGTTCGAcgatgttttttaaaaagaacaTTTTTAACCTTAATccaaaaagtattttataaaaaacgtttttaatttaaaaaagcaagtatttggttaaattttggaaatattttataaaattttaaaaattatttataattttttttaaaaaagttttatagAGAACCCCTTTGATAAGTAATTaatctaaaaatactttcaaagaatataatatatttgacagtgattttaaaaagtgtttctatcatgtttaatacttgaatatttttatttttcaagtattagaaatattaaaaacactttataaaatcactaccaaacaagtTTGacaagtgattttagaaagtaatttttaatttttctaatacttaaaaaataaaaatttttaagtattagaaatgataaaaacacttcttaaaatcacagTCAAACatagtgatttttaaaagtgtttataacatcattaattattaaaaactaaaaattttcaagtattaaaaagattaaaaatactttctaaaatcactatcaaatgcactctaacTTTAACTTTAATCATAGTAAAATCACTTTTTTGAACAAGTTCTtaacaaaattactttttatctaaaaacattatcaaacaaactcttagagtagaagcacaaaaaaaaaattcttaacattattttttgttttagttttctaCACTTAACTTAAACCTTGATAAAATAAttactcttttaaaaaaactaaaataaataaataaataaataaataatccaaCTTTTGTATTGTAgtggtattttaaaatttttatttttataactgaaaattttaaaattaataaaaatatttttttatttcttatttttaaaatttaatataaaaaaataaaaatatctttgatatttaaatatttttttaaaataaaataaaataaaattttaaaactatggagCCCACCATATATAATTATGCTTTATCAAATACTATTGGTGTTTCACCcgtgaatattaaaaattatcattgaAAATTTGTTAATTCCACTTGCTAAAAAGTTATGAAACATGTTTTtagataaaatcaaaataaggaagatatttaatatttatagaaattaaaatcacaatagAAATGTGAAAAGGCGAAGGGGTATTCGTAAAATTGTCGGAGAACTGAAAGCGTGGTATTAGGATTACCTGTAGAAGAGTGTGGAGGGAGGGTATTGATAGTAAATACCAAAAGAGAAGCCGCTCTCCTCCAAGGATTCGAATATGGTCTTCTGAGGGTACCCCTTAGCCAGCATTTCCGTATTATTGCCGGTTGCTCCATACGACGTCGCTGAGTGCACGTACAACCTATTCGGCTGCGTCTCCGCCGGCAACGACGCGAACCACCGGTCACAAACCCCAAACTCTGCCACCAACTCATTGAACACCGGCAGCGCCTCCGGTTTGAGCCCCTTCATCACCGTCTTCGACAGCCCCTTCTCCTTGGCCTCCGCTTGCTGAGCAAAGCCATCCATCGTCGGACGGAGAGGCTCCGACGAGGCTGCGGAGTCCGCGGTCCATGGGCGGCCGAAGACTTGCTCGTAGATGGCCTCAAAGGAGTGGCCTGGGTCTGGGTCCACGTAGCCAGCGTCGTCTGTGAAGTGGACGACTGGGGAATTTGGATCGGAGGTGGAGATGGGGTTGGACTCGGCCCCGGTGACGCCGTCGATTTCAGGGTTGAGGGACTTCATCCACCCAAGCATGTGGTCGAATGAGCGGTTCTCTTGGACCAAAACGACGACGGTTTTGATGGGGAAAGGGGAAGCCATTGATTCTCAGGTTGGGGAAGAGATGAGAGAGtacagaagaaagaaaaaaaagttttgtgGGGTGGAGAGCAGCAGACATGGTATAAAAGGTCAGAGAATCCAAAAgtcaataattcaaacatttcAAATTGGTGAGAGAATTGTTTAATGCCAATAGAACGTCGGCGCCTCTGGAACATGCAATTAATCGTGGAAATTAATTCTCacccaagaagaagaagaagaagggatCTTAAATCTTAATGCACAAGTATGATTGTCAAGACCACGATGCCGACAAAACGTATAGCATagttggaaaattaaaatggaGTTGTTACAACTAaactattttgaatttttgaggCATATAATAAATGTGCGACCAAAAAAGAGGCGGCTGTAGAGGACTAAAGGAGAGACGAGAATCGCAAAAATGAGGACATGAGGCGGCTGTAGAGGAGGGAGGGGCCCTGTGCAGGCAATAATTTATACTTCAATTAAAAGACTCAACCATGATTTAGTTGTTGACCCTTTGACAGCCTAGCTCTTTAGCCTTGGATTCCACGTGTCAATCCTATGAAAAATGCATGTGCACGCACAGCACACATTATTCAACGGCTTTTCTATTGGCATAATATAGTGGGGacatgaattttaattaattatatacttTAGgaccctttatttttttcttttctgatattttattataattttcatccatatttaatgacataatataatattttttattttaaaatattattaataataaaaaagtactAACTAAATGGTGAAGGTTAGAATGAACgtttttcaaacattttgagagatttgattttttttccttaataataaatatcatgatgtaatataatttttattttaaataaatatcaataattgaaatataatagttttattctttttaatatattaaatgtatatacaacataatatatctcattaaatatgatatattttgaatatCATTTTCATGCATAATATTTAAAGATATCATGTTCTATTaaaggagaaataaaaaatgactaattaaattattaattatagaatgatttctaaataatattatagatttcatattattttaataaaaaatattgtaatgcaatattatttttattttaaacaaatataaacatcaaaatacaatatatttttttattctgtttcctttttttttacaaataaaatatgaatatgataaatatctcatttaatataatattgaaGAATATATATTCCATTTGAAACGATATCTTAATATAAGATATGCATgttcaatcatatttttttcGTTCAACTAAACAcattatgaataaataaataaataaataaaaacctccCATAAAAATTGCAATATATTAacctttgattaaaaaaattataaaaaaataaaatttaataaaaaaatttcaaaatatttaatgttatttttggttcttgaaattttttaagaaaatgtggaagaaagaaaacaaagagaaaaaaatgaagctcaaaaaaaaaaaaaaagatttaaaattagtaaattagtTTTACATaaatcttcaaattcatttcatgagtttagaaaaacatttaaatgttaattattatgaaaatgttttttttttaaaaaaaattgttaaaaataattcactttcagactttaaattatttatttttctacctTTTCACgacttattataaaattttaactttttttttaaaataaaaaaataacatataaattttttttgtttttttaatacttaataaaaataaaatattataaaacaaacaacttaatatttaacattattaaacatatttaattttaaattctatttagaattaagttaaaaaaacaaacaatacctAAGTTTATatctattttccattttcattcacttgttttcttttattttttctttctatttccaTACATATGGCAAATgttacaacttttttttctttccatttccaTACCTAGGGCAAATGTTAccatcttataaaataaaaaattcaccaTTTAAATTGGAACcaatctatttaaaattaatgtgtttattatttaaatcccAACAAATCTAGTCAagattaatgatttttaaagaaagaaactATTAGAAGTTGAATATGCATCAAAGGTCTGGAAGCTAGCAGTCTCATCATTGCTAACAATTCAAATCATTAGAACTAAAATTGGATTCCTATCTATGTTTTGGGACTTTGAACcaatacaataattttaaatttgaagtatttttaatataatatttcaaacaaTAATTGCAAATGTTGGTAATAAAACcttttgatttatataaattcTTAGCacatttcttgataaaaaaattaattttcgaTTTGACAGACTATGGAAAGGTATTTGAGCAAAAATGAATGAAGTGTATGTTTGAatactgttttttaaaataaatttttgttttttaaaataaaaaaacataaaaaatcgatttaaaaattaaaaaatcgattttttgttttctgataACATTTTAGtagttgttttatattattttcacttattttttttaaagattattttgagaaataattatacaaacacattaaaaacatttatatttttaaataaatttttatttgataaaaatcagataatagttttgaaaatttattccaaaaaactatttttcaaaaaattaccaATAGCAAGCatttacaaaaacaaaacagaaaaaacaaGAGAAGGTTTACCTGTAAAAAAGAGTGGCGGGAGGATCCTGATAGTAAATTCCAAAAGAGAAGCCACTCTCCTCCAAAGATTCAAATATTGTCTTCTGAGGATACCCCATGATCAGCTTCTCAGTATCATTACCTGTCGCTCCATGCGACGTCGCTGAGTGCACATACAACCGGTTCGGCTGCGTCGAAGCCGGAAGCGATGCGAACCACCGGTCGCATACACCAAACTCTCCTACCAGCTCTCTGTACACTGCCAAGGCTTCCGGCTTATACCCATTCATCACCGTCTCTGACAGCCCCTTCTTTTGTCTCTCCGCCTCCTGAACGAACCCCTCCATCGTGGGAGCAAGAACTCCGTTGTCGGCGCTCCACGGCTGCCCGAATATCTGCTCGTAGATGGCTTGGAAGGAGTGACCCGGGTCCGGCTCCACGTAGACCGCCCCATCCCCAAATTGAACCCGGACGGAATTCTGGTCGGAGGTGGAGATAGGGTTCGACTCTGCTCCGGTGACGCCGTTGATTTCTGGGTTCAGGGACTTCATCCACCCCAGCATGTGGTCGAATGACCGGTTCTCTTGCACTAAAACGACGACGTTTTTGATGGGATAAGGGGAAGCCATGATTGGTGGTTCTTGTGGAAAGTATTGATCGGAAAAGTTATCTGTTGAAGTAAGGTATAGAGAGAGTCGGCTGGTGAAGATATAGAGACAAGAGGATGAATTCCAATctaatattaaaacattttctaaaaatgattgCTGGTGTTTGACTTTTATAACATCTTCTAAAATCGTCTCCAGCTGTATttattatgttatataaatGTCTGAATTATTTATAGGAAAAGTCCAGATTCGTTTCGTGAAGGGCAAAGAAGATAAAATTGGAAGGTGGAAGAAACTAATTGCAtgtttgaaaactgtttttggtattagtatttttgtttttcataataaaaaaaatacttttaacaactaaataattattttctatttttttgaataaaatatcttttaattattttatgttgtttttatatgttttttttttaaaattatataaatatatagaataaaaaaaattaaatataaaaattattttaaaaaataaaaaaagatttaaaaattttaaaaataagttaaaaaatattttacgtttcctaaacaaaaatcaaataacaattttaaagaacgattatcaaaaactatttttcagaattacttttaaaaacaattatcaaatgtGCTGTAGACCCCCTTAGATGGGGAACTTTTTtgctttcttatttttcttctttcttcttccttacttCTTCTTACCACCCCGGCAATGAGTTGTTTTTTGGGTGGCTAGATGGGATGGAAAGCAAGAGAAGAATAGAGTTGATGGGTGAGTTGTTTGAAAAAGGGGGACAACTAAACAAAAGGTGGCGGGTTACAGAGGTGATGGGGGGATATTTTTTGTTGTCTTGGGGAGCAAGCTAGGGGGAGATATCTTTTTGGGTGAGgggtgacaaaaaaaaaaaaaaaaggaacaaaggaAGGAAGCGAGAgggattttttcctttttggggcGGTTGTTTGAGAGTGAGACACTTTTGGAGGGAGAGTGAAGCTTACTGGTGTGGATTTTTTTTAGCCAGCAGGGGTGGGAGcttggaaaagaaaagggaagttGGTTTGGAGCCAAGAAGACTCTGGCTTGAAAGAAGCATTACCCGGTAAGATTGTTTTGACGAGGGTCAGATGCCGATCTACTAAGACTTCATTCAAGGCAGGGGCTACCATGGAACATCATGTTGACGTCTGCACAAGGACAGTAGCAAACGTGATGGATCAAGGCTCCATAGGAATAAAGAATGGTATCCTGTAAATCcactaaattcaaataatattaatttatgtgATGGGAATGAGAATATCCCACTAAAGATATCAACTCAGAGGTGCAATGAAAATAAGGCCCCACCAGTTTAATTCTCTCATGATACAATTGGTTTGGCAGCTAGAGTtacttcaaattgatgaatggtagtttttcattgattatttcattcgttcatgtacagagtatatatagagggtaatcaccattctaagaatgggaaagaatgatacaaggaaggaatgatataaggaaagaataactaatatcctaatatctcaacattcctaatatctcaactttcctaatatctaaacattcgtAATATTTCAACACTCCTCCTCAAGTTGgagcatagatgtcacacatgcccaacttgtctaaatttttttagaacactCGACTTGAGACTacagctttggtaaggatatcggctaattgatcttctgatcaaATCTTAgacaattccacaatcttatcatccaacttctccttaatgaagaatttgtccacctcgacatgctttgtgcgatcatgttgtactggattatgagcaatatcacatgcagctttattgtcacaaaataatcgcattggttgcctagataggtaacctaaatcctgtaagaggagtcttagccataatgcctcacaaaatCCTAGAGCCATACCCTTAAATTCtacttctgcacttgaacgagcgacgacattctgcttcttacttttccatgtcacaagattaccacctacaaaggtaaagtaaccagatgtagatcgtcTATCATCCACTACACCGACCCAATcaacatcagtatatacttctatactctgatgatcaacatttttagtgaacaaaattcccttcccaggagcattcttcaaataccttaAAATAcacatgactgcattcatatgttgctctccaggattatgcatgtattgacttactacactcaatgcgtaagcaagatctggtcttgtatgagctaagtacattaatctccccacaagtctttggtatcttctatcggttgatacttgattaggctcaacaaataatttcagaccttctttcTATTGGTGCAtcaacaggttgacatcccgacattctagtctcctgtaaaagatctaaggcatattttctttgagacagaaaaattccttcacttgatcgagaaactttaATCctaagaaagtatttcagagaacctagatctttcattttgaattctctagatagataattttgcagagcttttctttcttcaagatcatttcctataactaccatgtcatccacatatacgatgagtgctGTAATcttggtggaagatccatatatacttcttcagataactcgccatgcaaaaaggcattttttacatcgaactgttgtaatggccaatccaggtttgcagctaaagacaatAATACttgaactgtgttgatcttagctacaagtgcaaatgtctctgtgtagtcaattccataagatTGAGTGTACCATTttgctaccaatcttgctttaaatcgttcaatattACCATCtaccttgtacttcacagtatagatccaacgacacccaactggcttctttcctggtggacattctacgagttcccatgtttcattcttctgcaatgatttcatctcttcattcatggctgctttccacttTGGAttagctaaggcttcctgcacactgttaggaatagctacaatagataattgatttacaaatgacttatttgattcagacaaacgatggttagacacatagttgctcatgagatatttgactttggtagacaattcaggttcatatgtgggtttaggaatacctctattatgacggtgtggtaaccgtttcatgaatggatcagtaagagttaaggatcctttcccaatgactggggttgtgttaccattggttgtggaaacaattttttatgaggaaggtctaaggggtgagacctatctagaatcaaaagtcatatgatctgtagcaccagaatcaattatccatgcactattaataacaagtgtagaagtatttaaaaacttatcaCCATAATCTGTAGTGGTTACCAATGCAGAGGTTTTCTCAAcgacattagcctctgtttttatttcgacAATAGCTgtagtcgaggttttcttggaatccttcttccgttgatcatgattatgatcccaccagtctggatatcccacaatttcaaagcaacgactcttggtatgaccagtcttattgtagtgagtgcatttgaaggttgacttatcaatattagggtctGTCTTAGGATGATTGGTCTTGGATTGGTCTTGCCAATTTTGGGTTGATCattgtcggactaccatagctgaGGTGTCAAGGTTgtcagatttttctttcatactAGCA
The sequence above is drawn from the Vitis riparia cultivar Riparia Gloire de Montpellier isolate 1030 chromosome 15, EGFV_Vit.rip_1.0, whole genome shotgun sequence genome and encodes:
- the LOC117932337 gene encoding non-specific phospholipase C4-like isoform X2, translating into MASPYPIKNVVVLVQENRSFDHMLGWMKSLNPEINGVTGAESNPISTSDQNSVRVQFGDGAVYVEPDPGHSFQAIYEQIFGQPWSADNGVLAPTMEGFVQEAERQKKGLSETVMNGYKPEALAVYRELVGEFGVCDRWFASLPASTQPNRLYVHSATSHGATGNDTEKLIMGYPQKTIFESLEESGFSFGIYYQDPPATLFYRNLRKLKYIDNFHQFDLDFKRHCEEGKLPNYVVIEQRYFDTKLLPANDDHPSHDVSQGQKFVKHVYEALRASPQWNDILFVIIYDEHGGFYDHVPTPVTGVPSPDDIVGPEPYNFRFDRLGVRVPAILISPWIERGTVLHGPSGPYPTSEFEHSSIPATVKKLFNLKEFLTKRDAWAGTFECVLTRETPRTDCPVTLPEPVKLRETEAKDEAELSEFQQELVQMAAALKGDHRKDIYPHKLVQDMNVSDATKYVNNAFNQFLDECQKAKTSGTHDSSDIVLCPQTPPKRASSKSFAHKLFSCLICDH
- the LOC117932337 gene encoding non-specific phospholipase C3-like isoform X1 produces the protein MASPFPIKTVVVLVQENRSFDHMLGWMKSLNPEIDGVTGAESNPISTSDPNSPVVHFTDDAGYVDPDPGHSFEAIYEQVFGRPWTADSAASSEPLRPTMDGFAQQAEAKEKGLSKTVMKGLKPEALPVFNELVAEFGVCDRWFASLPAETQPNRLYVHSATSYGATGNNTEMLAKGYPQKTIFESLEESGFSFGIYYQYPPSTLFYRNLRKLKYIDNFHQFDLDFKRHCEEGKLPNYVVIEQRYFDTKLLPANDDHPSHDVSQGQKFVKHVYEALRASPQWNDILFVIIYDEHGGFYDHVPTPVTGVPSPDDIVGPEPYNFRFDRLGVRVPAILISPWIERGTVLHGPSGPYPTSEFEHSSIPATVKKLFNLKEFLTKRDAWAGTFECVLTRETPRTDCPVTLPEPVKLRETEAKDEAELSEFQQELVQMAAALKGDHRKDIYPHKLVQDMNVSDATKYVNNAFNQFLDECQKAKTSGTHDSSDIVLCPQTPPKRASSKSFAHKLFSCLICDH